A segment of the Andreesenia angusta genome:
TTTTCCAGTTCCGGAAAACGCCGCTGCACCGACAGGGGGAGCCCGTCGAGAATACTGGCAATTTCACCTGCGATCCGCGACAGCACGAAAGTACAGAATGCGGTTTCCACCACTTCAGCGGAGTCTCTGGCATTCTTCAGTTCCTGTGCGTCGGCCTGCGCACGCGTAAGTCGATGGCGTTCGTACTCAATAGTTCCTGGCTGGAGATCTGCCTCGCTGGCCTGCCGCAGTTCTTCAACCTCCCGGCGCAGCTTTTCGTTCTCAATTTCAGCATCCCTTTCGGCATACCATTTTATGACGGCGGCAGAGTCATAAAGCACCTCATTACCCTTGCCACCGCCTCGCAGAACGGGCATTCCCTGTTCCTGCCAGTTCTGAATGGTACGGATACTCGCACCGAAAATGTCAGCCAGCTGCTTTTTGTTGACTTCCATTGTTCATTCCACGGACAAAAACAGAGAAAGGAAACGACAGAGGCCAAAAAGCTCGCTTTCAGCACCTGTCGTTTCCTTTCTTTTCAGAGGGTATTTTAAATAAAAACATTAAGTTATGACGAAGAAGAACGGAAACGCCTTAAACCGGAAAATTTTCATAA
Coding sequences within it:
- a CDS encoding DNA-packaging protein produces the protein MEVNKKQLADIFGASIRTIQNWQEQGMPVLRGGGKGNEVLYDSAAVIKWYAERDAEIENEKLRREVEELRQASEADLQPGTIEYERHRLTRAQADAQELKNARDSAEVVETAFCTFVLSRIAGEIASILDGLPLSVQRRFPELENRHVDFLKRDIIKAMNKAAALDELIPGLLSEYIEQSG